GCCTGGGTCGAGAACACGCCGCAGTCCTCGGCGCCCGCACATCTGCTGGTGAAGGCCGCCCAGCTTCTCGAGTCCGACGATGGCGCGCAATGCCCGCCCTCGCCCGAGCTGGCCTGGGCCCTCCGGCTGGCGTTTTTCCGCGACGCCCGCGACGTCAGCGCGCGCGGCGTGCTGCTCGACGTGGCGGGGGCCGCCGGCTTCGATCCGGCTGCGCTGGCCGCCCGGCTCGACTCGGGAGAGGCGATGGCCGCCTTGTGCGCGGACGCCGAGCTACAGAGCAAGCACCTCATTCAGGGCAGTCCCACCCTGCTGCTCAACGAGGGCCGGCAGAAGCTTTACGGAAACGTGGGCTACCGCGTGATCCAGGCCAACGTCGAGGAGCTGATCGCGCGACCCGGCGACGTGGCGAGCTGGTGTTGAGCCGCGCTCTTGGCATGGGGCGGCCCCTCCGCTATTGCTAGCGGGCGCCCGGCCACATCGCCGGGCGGCGGAAGA
This genomic window from Chrysiogenia bacterium contains:
- a CDS encoding DsbA family protein — encoded protein: MKEFAPVRIDYFSDILCVWAYVSQVRLDECSTRFAGRIALHEHFIPVFGDVPGKMAASWESRGGVAAYAAHVREVAARFPHVEVSERAWVENTPQSSAPAHLLVKAAQLLESDDGAQCPPSPELAWALRLAFFRDARDVSARGVLLDVAGAAGFDPAALAARLDSGEAMAALCADAELQSKHLIQGSPTLLLNEGRQKLYGNVGYRVIQANVEELIARPGDVASWC